In the genome of Bos mutus isolate GX-2022 chromosome 20, NWIPB_WYAK_1.1, whole genome shotgun sequence, one region contains:
- the PRLR gene encoding prolactin receptor, translating into MKENAASRVVFILLLFLNVSLLNGQSPPEKPKLVKCRSPGKETFTCWWEPGADGGLPTNYTLTYHKEGETLIHECPDYKTGGPNSCYFSKKHTSIWKMYVITVNAINQMGISSSDPLYVDVTYIVEPEPPANLTLELKHPEDRKPYLWIKWSPPTMTDVKSGWFIIQYEIRLKPEKATDWETHFTPKQTQLKIFNLYPGQKYLVQIRCKPDHGYWSEWSPESSIQIPNDFPVKDTSMWIFVAILSAVICLIMVWAVALKGYSMVTCILPPVPGPKIKGFDVHLLEKGKSEELLRALESQDFPPTSDCEDLLMEFIEVDDCEDQQLMPRPSKEHTEQGVKPMHLDLDSDSGRGSFDSPSLLSEKCDEPQAHPSKFHTPEGPEKLENPETNLTCLQAPQSTSGEGKIPYFLANGPKSSTWPFPQPPSLHSPRYSYHNIADVCELALGMAGTTATSLDQTDQHALKASKTIETGREGKATKQRESEGCSSKPDQDTVWPLPQDKTPLISAKPLEYVEIHKVSQDGVLALFPKQNEKFGAPEASKEYSKVSRVTDSNILVLVPDPQAQNLTLLEEPAKKAPPALP; encoded by the exons ATGAAGGAAAATGCAGCATCTAGAGTGGTTTTCATTTTGCTACTTTTTCTCAACGTCAGCCTTCTGAATG GACAGTCACCTCCTGAAAAACCCAAGCTCGTTAAATGTCGGTCTCCTGGAAAGGAAACATTCACCTGCTGGTGGGAGCCTGGGGCAGATGGAGGACTTCCTACCAATTACACGCTGACTTACCACAAGGAAGG AGAAACACTCATCCATGAATGTCCAGACTACAAAACCGGGGGCCCCAACTCCTGCTACTTTAGCAAGAAGCACACCTCCATATGGAAGATGTACGTCATCACAGTAAACGCCATCAACCAGATGGGAATCAGTTCCTCGGATCCACTTTATGTGGACGTGACTTACATAG TTGAACCAGAGCCTCCTGCAAACCTGACTTTGGAATTAAAACATCCAGAAGATAGAAAACCATATCTATGGATAAAATGGTCTCCACCCACCATGACTGATGTAAAATCTGGTTGGTTCATTATCCAGTATGAAATTCGATTAAAACCTGAGAAAGCAACTGATTGGGAG ACTCATTTTACTCCGAAGCAGACTCAGCTTAAGATTTTCAACTTATATCCAGGACAAAAATACCTTGTGCAGATTCGCTGCAAGCCAGACcatggatactggagtgagtggagCCCAGAGAGCTCCATCCAGATACCTAATG ACTTCCCAGTGAAGGACACAAGCATGTGGATCTTTGTGGCCATCCTTTCTGCTGTCATCTGTTTGATTATGGTCTGGGCAGTGGCTTTGAAGGGCTATAG CATGGTGACCTGCATCCTCCCACCAGTTCCAGGGCCAAAAATAAAAGGATTTGATGTTCATCTGCTGGAG AAGGGCAAGTCCGAAGAACTTCTGAGAGCTCTGGAAAGCCAAGACTTCCCCCCGACTTCTGACTGCGAGGACTTGCTGATGGAGTTCATAGAGGTAGATGACTGTGAGGACCAGCAGCTGATGCCACGCCCCTCCAAAGAACACACGGAGCAAGGCgtgaagcccatgcacctggaTCTTGACAGTGACTCTGGCCGGGGCAGCTTCGACAGCCCTTCGCTCTTGTCTGAAAAGTGTGATGAACCTCAGGCCCATCCCTCCAAGTTCCATACTCCCGAGGGCCCTGAGAAGCTGGAGAATCCCGAAACAAACCTTACATGTCTCCAGGCCCCTCAGAGCACAAGCGGGGAAGGCAAAATCCCCTATTTTCTGGCCAATGGACCCAAATCTTCCACATGGCCTTTCCCGCAGCCCCCCAGCCTACACAGCCCCAGATATTCTTACCACAACATTGCTGACGTGTGTGAGCTGGCCCTGGGCATGGCAGGCACCACAGCCACTTCGCTGGACCAAACAGACCAACATGCTTTAAAAGCCTCAAAAACCATTGAAACTGGCAGGGAAGGAAAGGCAACCAAGCAGAGGGAGTCAGAAGGCTGCAGTTCCAAGCCTGACCAAGACACGGTGTGGCCACTACCCCAAGACAAAACCCCCTTGATCTCTGCTAAACCCTTGGAATATGTGGAGATCCACAAGGTCAGCCAAGATGGAGTGCTGGCTCTGT